The window TGGGAGATGCCAGATCCATTTGAAGAGAAAGTATCCTGGAACCTTACCTATGGCGGATTAGCTGGACGTTTTCAAGATACACTACACTCTATTTTTAGGAAGATTCAAAATCAAAAAACATCGATTGCAAATAGAGCAATAACCCTTAGGCAACAGGGCCATGCCTCTATGAACCTCGAATTTACTGACCCCCTCGATCCTTTCAGAGAAGCATTTTTCAAGCTACTTGGCCCTAAAGAACTAGTTAGGGCTGATTTACAGGCCAACACTCTACGATTTCGTCTCAATAATAATGAATATAATATCAATGCGTTAAGTGCTGGTGAGCGAGAAGTCTTGAATGTCACGTTTGATTTCTTACTTAGGTGCCCGTCTGATTGCATAATATTTTTTGACGAACCAGAATTACATCTGCATCCAGAGCTTTCATCTAAGCTCATCAGTACGCTAAAAAGCATTGGCAAAAACAATCAGTTTTTTCTTTGTTCCCACTCTCCAGACATAATATCTTCTTCATTAGAAGATACAGTCGTTTTCTTAACTCCCCCCCGAGGCGACGGCTCTAATCAAGCTGTCGTGTTAAAGCCAGACGATGAATCAACTGAGGCACTCAACCGCCTGGGTCACTCTGTTGGAGTAGTTTCATTAGGTAAAAAGATTGTGCTAATTGAAGGAACTGACGCAAGTCTTGATAAACAGACCTATGTTCATCTATTAAAAAATAGGTACCCAAATCTTGTTCTTTTGCCAAGCGGCGGAAAGGGAAATCTGAGTGCATTTGATCAGATTGCCGAAACGGTACTTAACCGTTCGATTTGGGGCATTGATTTTTATATGCTGGCAGATCGCGACGCAGTTTCCGATGGGGCAAGTCTCGAGGCTAAAGCACCAGGACGGTTTCGGTTTCTTTCAAGATACCATTTGGAAAACTACTTCTTAGATGAAAAAGTTTTAGCCGAAGTATTCAGAAACATGGAGCCC of the Anaerolineae bacterium genome contains:
- a CDS encoding AAA family ATPase encodes the protein MRIKELYAQDTLPVVLFNVDNLSDLVVIAGPNGSGKTRLVSAFIAYFQNLTGNSVKFAIEATVKSEAEDWGKKILDTSNAQDAQLLKKTLQQNRSRRNFISSILYYESNRTIQKIQPLAYQWEMPDPFEEKVSWNLTYGGLAGRFQDTLHSIFRKIQNQKTSIANRAITLRQQGHASMNLEFTDPLDPFREAFFKLLGPKELVRADLQANTLRFRLNNNEYNINALSAGEREVLNVTFDFLLRCPSDCIIFFDEPELHLHPELSSKLISTLKSIGKNNQFFLCSHSPDIISSSLEDTVVFLTPPRGDGSNQAVVLKPDDESTEALNRLGHSVGVVSLGKKIVLIEGTDASLDKQTYVHLLKNRYPNLVLLPSGGKGNLSAFDQIAETVLNRSIWGIDFYMLADRDAVSDGASLEAKAPGRFRFLSRYHLENYFLDEKVLAEVFRNMEPDDSWLCDPAEISAVLLEIARDHLPYAVALTLAGEKRRTAGNIDIMLKGCQRQTKENMAEEFANRCRFEIDRITTALNAEQVSKSCTSVYEKLERSMKKNDEFWKRDIPGKPIFKTFCSKAKMPEGRLKTLYIQKAEGMSSNPFREIIEIFGQFAGNE